The genome window ATTTCGCTGTGCAGATGTCATGATTTGCATTAAGGCAACGAGTATCCTAAGGCGGTCTTTACCTGGGTTAGCGTTGTTACAGCAACCGCCTCCGCTTGTTCACGTCCCTGACGCAATATAGACTCTAAATAGCCAGCCTCACGACGAATCTGTCGATAGCGATCTTGGATGGGCTTAAGGGCGGCGATCGTAACCTCGGTCAACAAAGGCTTAAATTGCCCCCATCCCATCTCCCGACATTCATTGGCCACAGCCTCCTTCGTCTGGCCAGAGAGAATGGTATAAAGCGTTAACAAGTTATGGCACTCTGGTCGTTCTGGATCATCAAACGTCAATCCCCGAATTGGATCGGTCTTACAGCGCTTAATTTTTTTCTCAATGTCTTCTGGGCTATCCAGTAAATTAATTCGACTCTGCTCAGACGGATCCGACTTTGACATTTTCTTTGTGCCATCGGTGAGGCTCATGACTCTAGCACCAGCCTGACTAATTAGCGGTTCTGGTAACTTCAGCACGGGGTTGTCTTTAGCAAACAGGTGATTGAAGCGGGCAGCGATATCACGGGTTAACTCTAGATGTTGTTTTTGATCATCCCCAACGGGCACCTTATCGGCTTGGTAGAGCAAAATATCAGCTGCCATCAATACTGGGTAGTCCAACAGCCCCGCGCTGACATTTTCTCCCTGCTTTACAGCCTTTTCTTTGAACTGCACCATGTCTTGCAACCAGTTTAGCGGGGTGATGCAATTCAACAGCCATGCTAGTTCACTATGGGCAGGAATGTGGGACTGAACAAAGATACTAGCTTGGCTAGGATCAATACCACAAGCGAGGTAGAGGGCTGCGATCGTGTAAGTATCTTCTGCTAAGGTCTGGGGATTATGGGGTGTAGTAATGGCGTGTAAATCCACAACACAGAAGAAATTTTCATACTGGCTTTGCCCTTCTACCCAATTGCGGATAGCTCCCAGATAATTGCCTAGATGCAAATTGCCAGTGGGTTGAACGCCAGAAAGAACACGCTGCCTGGTCATGGGTAATCGGGTGGTTGTCACCAACAACAAAAACTACTTGGACAATTGTATGCGGTTGCCTGAATTCCTGAGCAATAGAATTTCTGGGCATCAATCATGGCAATATCTTGAAGCATTCCAACTATCTCTGGGCAACCTTACGCTAGCTAGGAGATCAGTCAACTAGATTTCCATGGACTACAATAAACATTCCGGTTTTCTCTAGTGTGTATGGAAGAGTTGGTTAGATAGCTGCTAAGCCGTGCCTGTGGGCTAGTAAGCCATGCCTATGAGGTGGATAGACATGGGGGGTTCCAGGATTTATAGATAGACAGTCTTTACAGATGCTTAAGCTAGTAGAGGCTGCTACAAGCCGCCACCTAAACTCAGAGATGTCTGGGTAAAACGAGTTAATTTACTGAAGATTTAGCATTTTGTTTACTGCCAAACTTAAAGTGGTTCCCAAATCACAGGTAACTATGGGTGAGATTCAGAATCTCTCTGATGATGGCGCGCTAAAAGGCAGAATCCTGGTTGTTGATGACACTCCGAACAATACAAGGCTATTAGCAGCAGCACTGGAGCACTACGGCTATGAGGTTTGTGTTGCAACTAGTGGTAAAGCAGCTCTATCGCTAGTAGCTAGCTACTTACCAGACCTGATTTTGCTGGACGTCATGATGCCGGGGATGGATGGCTATCAGGTTTGTCAGCATCTTAAGGCTGACGATAGCATTGCGGATATTCCTGTAATCTTCCTAAGTGCCTTAGACAACACCCTGGATAAGGTGCGAGCCTTTGGTGTTGGTGGAGTAGACTACATCACTAAGCCATTCCAAATTCCTGAGGTAATTGCGCGGGTGGAGAACCAACTAGTGATTCAACGCTTGCGACGGCAACTGCAAGAACAAAATCAACAACTACAACAAGAGATTGCCGATCGCCTCCAGGCAGAAACTGAAATTCGGCTATTGAATGTGATGCTAGAAGAGCGGGTGCAGCAGCGCACATTGCAATTAGAGCAAGCTAATCGTGACCTGCAACAGGAAATTTGTGAGCATCGCCAGACGCAACAAAAATTGCTCCAAATGGTGCTACACGATAGTCTGACTAGCCTGCCAAATCGCACATTCTTCACAGAGCGTCTAGAGCAGGCGATCGAGCGCACCCAACTAGAGCCAGATTATCAGTTTGCGGTGTTATTTCTGGACTGCGATCACTTTAAGTTAGTAAACGACTCGTTAGGCCATCTTGTTGGGGATGAGTTGCTTATTGGAGTTGCTCAGCGCTTAGCGTCTTGTATAGGACGCAACGATACTTTAGCTCGCATGGGTGGTGATGAATTCACTGTCTTAGCCAGCGATATTCAATCAGAAAGGGATGCTATTCAACTTGCTGAACGGCTGTTGGCCTCCTTCAAGCAAGCGTTCACGATCGCTGGACGCGAGATTTTCTTAGATGCCAGTGTTGGTATTGTCATTGGCAGTCACGAGTACAAACAGCCTGAACATTTGCTTCGGGATGCAGATACTGCCATGTATCGGGCTAAAAATCGAGGCAGGGGCAACTATCAAGTGTTTGATGCAGAAATGCACGCTTTAGCTACAGCACGCTTGCAAATTGAGACTGATTTGCGACGTGCTATTGAACGGAAT of Cyanobacteriota bacterium contains these proteins:
- the trpS gene encoding tryptophan--tRNA ligase: MTRQRVLSGVQPTGNLHLGNYLGAIRNWVEGQSQYENFFCVVDLHAITTPHNPQTLAEDTYTIAALYLACGIDPSQASIFVQSHIPAHSELAWLLNCITPLNWLQDMVQFKEKAVKQGENVSAGLLDYPVLMAADILLYQADKVPVGDDQKQHLELTRDIAARFNHLFAKDNPVLKLPEPLISQAGARVMSLTDGTKKMSKSDPSEQSRINLLDSPEDIEKKIKRCKTDPIRGLTFDDPERPECHNLLTLYTILSGQTKEAVANECREMGWGQFKPLLTEVTIAALKPIQDRYRQIRREAGYLESILRQGREQAEAVAVTTLTQVKTALGYSLP
- a CDS encoding EAL domain-containing protein, coding for MGEIQNLSDDGALKGRILVVDDTPNNTRLLAAALEHYGYEVCVATSGKAALSLVASYLPDLILLDVMMPGMDGYQVCQHLKADDSIADIPVIFLSALDNTLDKVRAFGVGGVDYITKPFQIPEVIARVENQLVIQRLRRQLQEQNQQLQQEIADRLQAETEIRLLNVMLEERVQQRTLQLEQANRDLQQEICEHRQTQQKLLQMVLHDSLTSLPNRTFFTERLEQAIERTQLEPDYQFAVLFLDCDHFKLVNDSLGHLVGDELLIGVAQRLASCIGRNDTLARMGGDEFTVLASDIQSERDAIQLAERLLASFKQAFTIAGREIFLDASVGIVIGSHEYKQPEHLLRDADTAMYRAKNRGRGNYQVFDAEMHALATARLQIETDLRRAIERNELVTCYQPIVSLGSGHITGFEATVRWNHPKLGPISPTDFIPIAEDTGLIVPIGLWILQEACQQLRRLKEYNDRIVMSVNISVRQFCQLDLVDQVAHVLKTSGVEGRNLKLEVTESVILENTDYAANILQRLKELDVQLSIDDFGTGYSSLRYLHRFPFDNIKIDRSFVSRITSTGENLEIVRAIITLAHSLGMDVVAEGIETPAQATYLRNLGCEQGQGYFFSKPMDGDAAVAILAKVPQW